TGATCGCCGCGGAGGCGGAGACCCCCGCGACGTGGGACTGCCCACGCTGCGGCGAGCCGGCCGGCCCCGACCCGGAGAACCCGCCGGGCGAGGTCCGCGCCGAGCCCTACAAGACCCACCTGGCGTACGTGCAGGAGCGGCGTACCCCCGAGGAGGCGGAGGCGCTCCTCGCCGAGGCCCTCGACGCGCTCCGCCGTCGCCGCGGACGTGCCTGACCGGGTCTGGCGCGTCGCCGTGGTGGCGCTGCGCTCCGCCGTCGCCGCGGACGTGCCTGACCGGGTCTGGCGCGTCGCCGTGGTGGCGCTGCGCTCCGCCGCCGCCGCAGCGGCGCCTGACGGGTGTTAAGAGGGGGCCCCTGCGCTACGCCAGGCGTTAAGAAGGGGCCCTTCCTTGCCGGTCAGCGCAGGCTGCGGAGGCGGGGTGGCACGTCGGCCGCCGCCGCCCGGTCCAGCAGCCAGAGGGTACGGGCGACCCCGTGCACCCCGGCCGCCGGAAGCTGCACCGGCCCGGCCCCGGCGAGGGCCATGCCCACCGCCCGGGCCTTGTCGCTGCCGGCCGCCACCAGCCAGACCTCCTCGGCCGTGTTGATCGCCGGGAGGGTCAGCGTGGTCCGCACCGGCGGCGGCTTCGGGCTGCCCCGTACCGCGCTGACCGGGCGGTTGTCGTGGTGCACCGGGTGCTCCGGGAAGACCGACGCCACGTGCCCGTCCTCGCCGACGCCGAGCAGGAGCACGTCGAAGTGGGGGAGCGCGGCGTGGCCCGGACGGGCCGCCCGGGCCAGCTCCTCCGCGTAGCCGGCGGCGGCCGTCTCCGGGTCGTTGCCCGCCGGCCCGTCCGAGGCCGGCATCGGGTGCACCCGCGCCGGGTCCAGCGGCACCGCGTCCAGCAGCGCCGCCCGGGCCTGCGTCTCGTTGCGCTCCGGGGCACCGGCCGGCAGGAACCGCTCGTCGCCCCACCACACGTCGACCCGGGACCAGTCGACGGCGTCCCGGGCCGGCAGCGCCGCCACCGCCCGGTAGACCGCCGCGGCGATCCGCCCGCCGGTCAGCACCACCGACGCCTGGCCTCGGTCCGCCTGCGCGTCGAGCAGCTTCACCACCAACCGCGCCGCCACGGCCTGCGCCAGCAGGTCCGGGTCGGCGTGTACGGCGACACTCGCCTCACTCATCCATCGTGCCTTCGTGCTCTTGCCGCCCCACGGCGGTCACCTGTGCTGTCCGAGCGCGAGCGGTCCGTGTGGCCCGCCCGCGCTCACGGGTTGGCGGTCGCGCCGGCGTGGGCGCTGACCCCGGCCTCGGCCCGCTGGGCGGTCGCCGGATCCTTCCACACGTGCACCCGCTGGGCGGGACGCTGATCGAGTCCGGAGAGGCCGGCGGCCGCGCCGAGCGCCTCGGCGTACACCTGGTCGGCGTCGAGGCGGCGCAGCTCCTCGGCCAGCTCGTCGCCGAGCGGGCGGCGGACCAGCGGCAGCGTCCGGTCCTCCTGGCCGCTGCGCCGGAACCGGGCCACGCTGTCGTCCCGGGTGAGGGCCAGCTCGTCGCCGTTGCTGCAGCGCAGCATCACCTCGCGCATCCGCGGGAACTCGTCGGTGGACTCCCAGACCGGGTCGATGCCGAGCCGGGCGGCCAGCCAGCCGCGCATCAGCGCCGCCGTCGGGTCGGTCTTCGGGGCGACCACGCTCGCCTCGGTGACCTTCGCCTGCGCCGTGTCGAACGCTCCGGCGACCAGGGTGCGCCACGGGGTGATCCGGGTCCAGGCGAGGTCCGTGTCGCCCGGGGCGTAGTCGGCCGCCCGCTGCCGCAGCGCGGCGATCGGGTCGGCGGCCTGCGCCGCGTCGGTGATCCGCCGGTCGGCCACCACGCCGAGGAAGTCGGTCGCGATCTCCTCCGGCGGCTCGCCGTGCCACCAGGTCACCACCGGCACGTCCGGCACCAGCAGCGGCAGCACCACCGACTCGGCGTGCAGCGCCAGCCGGCCGTACATCCGCATCACCACCGCCTCGCACGGGCCGAGCCGGCCCCCGACGACGATCTCCGCGTCCAGCCGGTTGCGGTCCCGCTCGATGTCGGAGCGGACCACCACGAGCAGCCGGCACGGGTGCGCGGCGGCCGCGATGGTCGCCGCCGCCTCCGCCTCCCGGACCCGCTTCTCGTCCACCACGACGATCAGGGAGAGCGCCATTCCGCTGGCCACCCCGCCCGCGCTGCGCCGCTCGGCGGCGAGCGCCTTGACCACCTCGTTGCCGGTGGTGTCCCACAGCCCGATCACGGGAGCCTCCTGGTTCGTTCGCAGTGCTCGCTCACGCTCTACGCCAAGCCCGGCCCTCGCGGGCCAGCATCTCGTCGGCGGCCCGGGGGCCCCACTCGCCGGCCCGGTACGGCTCCGGCTTGGTGCCGATCCAGGCGTGCTCCAGCGGGTCCACCACCTGCCAGCTCTGCTCGACCTCGGCGGCGTCCGGGAACAGCGTCCGGTCGCCGATCAGCACGTCCAGCACCAGCCGCTCGTACGCTTCCGGGCTGGACTCGGTGAACGCCTCGCCGTACTGGAAGTCCATCGCGATGTCGCGGACCTCCATGGTGGTGCCCGGCACCTTGGAGCCGAACTTCAGCACCACACCCTCGTCCGGCTGGACCCGGATGACGAGCTGGTTGGGGCCGAGCGCCTCCATGTCGGCCGGGTCGAACGGCAGGTGGGGCGCCTTCTTGAACATGATGGCGACCTCGGTGACCCGCCGGGGCAGCCGCTTGCCGGCCCGGATGTAGAACGGCACGCCCGCCCAGCGCCGGTTCTGGATGCCGAGCTTGACCGCCACATACGTCTCGGTGGTGGAGTCCTGCGGGACGCCCTCCTCCTCCAGGTAGCCGACCGCGCGCTCGCCGCCCACCCAGCCGGGCAGGTACTGGCCGCGCACGGTGTCCGCGGCGATGTCCTGCGGCAGCGTGATGGCCTTGAGCACCTTCAGCTTCTCGGTGCGGATCTCGTCGGCGTCGAAACTCGTCGGCTCCTCCATCGCGACCAGCGCGAGGAGTTGGAGAAGGTGGTTCTGGAGCACGTCGCGGGCGGTGCCCACCGAGTCGTAGAAGGCGGCCCGGGTGCCGATGCCCACGTCCTCGGCCATGGTGATCTGCACCGAGTCGACGTACTTGGAGTTCCACAGCGGCTCGAAGAGGTTGTTGGCGAACCGCAGGGCCAGGATGTTCTGGACCGTCTCCTTGCCGAGGTAGTGGTCGATCCGGAAGACGTCCTGGCGGGTGAAGACGTCGTCGACCAGGTCGTTGAGCGCCTTCGCCGAGGGCAGGTCGTTGCCGAACGGCTTCTCCACCACCACCCGGCGCCAGCCGCCGGACTTGGCGTTGTCCGCCATGCCGGTGCGGGCGAGCTGCTTGAGGACGACCGGGAAGGCGGCCGGGGGGATGGAGAAGTAGAAGGCGGCGTTGCCGGCGATGCCGTGCGAGTCGCGCAGCTCGTCCAGGGTGGCGGCGAGGTGGTCGAACGCGGCGTCGTCGTCGAACGAGCCGCCGACGAACTTGATGTTGCCGGCCAGCCGCGCCCAGACCTCCTCCCGCCAGGGGGTGCGGGCGTGCTTCTTCGCCGCCTCGTAGGTCAGCGACTCGAAGTCGCCGTCGCCCCAGTCACGCCGGGCGAAGCCCAGGACCACGAACCCGGGCGGCAGCAGCCCCCGGTTGGCCAGGTCGTAGACCGCCGGCAACAGCTTCTTGCGGGCCAGGTCGCCGGTCACCCCGAAGATCACCAGGGCGCACGGCTCCGGGATCCGTGGCAGCCGCCGGTCCTGAGGATCGCGCAGCGGATTCACCCGGGGTACCTCACTCACGTCTCTCATCGTCACGTCCGTGTCCCTTTGGCCGCATCCAGCAGCTGGGCGGCGCCCGCCGCCCGCTCGGTCAGGTGCAGGCGCAGCACCGGTCGCCCGCGATCGGCGAGGGCCTGCCGGTCGCCGGCGGCCTGAGCCGCCTGAAGCTCTGCGAAGGTGTACGGGCGGCCGGGCACCGGCAGGTCGTCGGTGACCGCGCCGGTCACCTGAAGGTAGCTGCCGACCGGCGGGCCGCCCTTGTGGTACTGCCCGGTGGAGTGCAGGAACCGCGGCCCCCACCCGAAGGTCACCGGGCGTCCGGCCGCCCGCGCCAGCAGCGGCCGCAGCCCGGCCACCGCCGCGTCGGCCCGCCGGTCGAGGTACGCCGTCACCGCCAGGTACCCGTCGTCGCCCAGCCCGTCGAGCAGCCACCGCAGCACGCCGGCCAGGTCGGCGGGGGCACCGGCCGGGGCGTACCCCTCGACCGCGCCCTCGGTGAACGTGGGCGCCTCCGCCGGTGCCCCGGCGGCGAGGATGCGGGCGGTGTTCTCCTTGCTCTCGGCGACGTTCGGCTGGTCGAACGGGTTGACGCCGAGCGCCGCCCCGGCGATCGCGGTGGCGTACTCCCAGGTCAGGAAGTGGGCGCCGAGAGAGCCGTTGACCGCCACGTCGGCCTCGACGCCGGGCAGCTGGCCGGGGCCGAGTGCGCCGCCGTAGCTCACGGTGAGCACGTCGGGGCCGGTGGCGCCGGGGGCGTCCGGGGACTCCACCACCACCGGCAGGATCCCCGCGCCGGCCTTGCCGGTGGACTCGGCGAGCAGCTGCTCCGCCCAGTCGCCCAGCCCGTCGACGCCGGTGCCGTCGGACACCAGGGCGACGGTGGCCCGGCCGGTGGTGGCCGCCGCGCCCAGCGCCGCGCCCAGGGCCAGGCCGGGGTTGTCCCGGTCCTGCGCCAGCGACCCGGCGAGGGCGTCCGCGTCGTCGAGCAGGTCGGTCACCGCGACCCCGGCGAGAGCCGCGGGGACCAGGCCGAAGGCGGTGAGCGCCGAGTACCGGCCGCCCACCTCCGGGTCGGCCAGGATGGTGACCACCCCCATCTCGGCGGCGGTCGCCTCCAGCGGGGAGCCGGGGTCGGTGACCACCACGAGGTGCCGGGCCGCCTCGGCCTCGGTCATCCCCGCGTCCAGGAACGCCTGCCAGTACGCCCGCCGGTGGCTGTCGGTCTCCACCGTCGAGCCGGACTTGCTGGAGATCACCACCACGGTCCGGTCGAGGCGGTCGGTGAGGGCCGCCCGGACCTGACCGGGGTCGGTGGTGTCGAGCACGGTCAGCGGCCGGCCGAGGGTACGGGCGATCACCTCCGGGGCGAGCGACGAGCCGCCCATCCCGGCGAGCACCACGTGGTCCAGGTCGGCCAGTTCCTCGACCAGTTCGGCGAGCTGGGGGAGGAGCTCCCGGCTGCGCTCGTGGGTGTCCACCCAGCCGAGCCGGACCTGCGCCTCGGCCGCCGCGTCCGGGCCCCACAGGGTGGGGTCCTTGGCGGCGAGCCGGGCGGGCACCTCTCGGGCGACCAGTTGCTCGCGCACCGGCGCGGCGGCGGACCGGTCGACCGTGTCCGCGCCGTGCACGGCCAGCCCGCCGGCGAGCTCCGCCGGACCGGCCAGCAGGTCGCTCACCTCGTCACCCCGCTCCGGGCGGTGCGGACGGCGTGCGGCGTCCCGGGGCGGTGCCCCGGGACGCGTCCGGCGCCGTCGGTCACGCGTTACCCCCGGCCTGCTCGGCGGCCTGCGCGTTGCCCTTCGCGGCCCGGCCCGGCTGCCCGGCGCCCTTGGCCGCCTCGGTGAGCGACCGCTTCACCCCGTCGAGCAGTTCCAGCCAGCTCGCCTCGAACTTCTCCACGCCCTCCCGCTCGAGGACGGCGACCACGTCGGCCATGTCCACGCCGACGGCCTCCAGCCCGGCGAAGACCTTTCGGGCGTCGTCGTAGCAGCCGGTGACGGTGTCGCCGCCGTCCACCTCGCCGTGGTCGGCGAAGGCGTGGATGACCGACTCCGGCATGGTGTTGACCGTGCCGGGGGCGATCAGCTCCTCGACGTAGATGACGTCCCGGTAGTCCGGGTTCTTCGTCGAGGTGGAGGCCCAGAGCGGGCGCTGCGGGTGCGCGCCGGCGTCGGCCAGGGCCTGCCAGCGGTCCGAGCCGAAGACCTCGCAGTAGCGCTCGTACGCCAGCCGGGCGTTGGCGACGGCCGCCTTGCCGCGCAGCGCCTTGGCCTGGTCGTTGCCGATCTTCTCCAGCCGCTTGTCCACCTCGGTGTCGACCCGGGAGACGAAGAACGACGCCACCGAGCCGATCTTGGACAGGTCGTGCCCGTTCGCCTTCGCCTGCTCCAGGCCGGCGAGGAACGCCTCCATCACCTGCGAGTAGCGGTCCAGGCCGAAGATCAGCGTGACGTT
This sequence is a window from Micromonospora sp. NBRC 110009. Protein-coding genes within it:
- a CDS encoding RNA polymerase-binding protein RbpA, with the protein product MPSGNIIRGARIGSAPERFDERTAPAPRRPVTYWCRNSHQVRFLIAAEAETPATWDCPRCGEPAGPDPENPPGEVRAEPYKTHLAYVQERRTPEEAEALLAEALDALRRRRGRA
- the pgl gene encoding 6-phosphogluconolactonase produces the protein MSEASVAVHADPDLLAQAVAARLVVKLLDAQADRGQASVVLTGGRIAAAVYRAVAALPARDAVDWSRVDVWWGDERFLPAGAPERNETQARAALLDAVPLDPARVHPMPASDGPAGNDPETAAAGYAEELARAARPGHAALPHFDVLLLGVGEDGHVASVFPEHPVHHDNRPVSAVRGSPKPPPVRTTLTLPAINTAEEVWLVAAGSDKARAVGMALAGAGPVQLPAAGVHGVARTLWLLDRAAAADVPPRLRSLR
- a CDS encoding glucose-6-phosphate dehydrogenase assembly protein OpcA, which translates into the protein MIGLWDTTGNEVVKALAAERRSAGGVASGMALSLIVVVDEKRVREAEAAATIAAAAHPCRLLVVVRSDIERDRNRLDAEIVVGGRLGPCEAVVMRMYGRLALHAESVVLPLLVPDVPVVTWWHGEPPEEIATDFLGVVADRRITDAAQAADPIAALRQRAADYAPGDTDLAWTRITPWRTLVAGAFDTAQAKVTEASVVAPKTDPTAALMRGWLAARLGIDPVWESTDEFPRMREVMLRCSNGDELALTRDDSVARFRRSGQEDRTLPLVRRPLGDELAEELRRLDADQVYAEALGAAAGLSGLDQRPAQRVHVWKDPATAQRAEAGVSAHAGATANP
- the zwf gene encoding glucose-6-phosphate dehydrogenase → MNPLRDPQDRRLPRIPEPCALVIFGVTGDLARKKLLPAVYDLANRGLLPPGFVVLGFARRDWGDGDFESLTYEAAKKHARTPWREEVWARLAGNIKFVGGSFDDDAAFDHLAATLDELRDSHGIAGNAAFYFSIPPAAFPVVLKQLARTGMADNAKSGGWRRVVVEKPFGNDLPSAKALNDLVDDVFTRQDVFRIDHYLGKETVQNILALRFANNLFEPLWNSKYVDSVQITMAEDVGIGTRAAFYDSVGTARDVLQNHLLQLLALVAMEEPTSFDADEIRTEKLKVLKAITLPQDIAADTVRGQYLPGWVGGERAVGYLEEEGVPQDSTTETYVAVKLGIQNRRWAGVPFYIRAGKRLPRRVTEVAIMFKKAPHLPFDPADMEALGPNQLVIRVQPDEGVVLKFGSKVPGTTMEVRDIAMDFQYGEAFTESSPEAYERLVLDVLIGDRTLFPDAAEVEQSWQVVDPLEHAWIGTKPEPYRAGEWGPRAADEMLAREGRAWRRA
- a CDS encoding glucose-6-phosphate isomerase — its product is MSDLLAGPAELAGGLAVHGADTVDRSAAAPVREQLVAREVPARLAAKDPTLWGPDAAAEAQVRLGWVDTHERSRELLPQLAELVEELADLDHVVLAGMGGSSLAPEVIARTLGRPLTVLDTTDPGQVRAALTDRLDRTVVVISSKSGSTVETDSHRRAYWQAFLDAGMTEAEAARHLVVVTDPGSPLEATAAEMGVVTILADPEVGGRYSALTAFGLVPAALAGVAVTDLLDDADALAGSLAQDRDNPGLALGAALGAAATTGRATVALVSDGTGVDGLGDWAEQLLAESTGKAGAGILPVVVESPDAPGATGPDVLTVSYGGALGPGQLPGVEADVAVNGSLGAHFLTWEYATAIAGAALGVNPFDQPNVAESKENTARILAAGAPAEAPTFTEGAVEGYAPAGAPADLAGVLRWLLDGLGDDGYLAVTAYLDRRADAAVAGLRPLLARAAGRPVTFGWGPRFLHSTGQYHKGGPPVGSYLQVTGAVTDDLPVPGRPYTFAELQAAQAAGDRQALADRGRPVLRLHLTERAAGAAQLLDAAKGTRT
- the tal gene encoding transaldolase translates to MTDRLGELSAAGVAIWLDDLSRTRLSSGGLDQLRREKHLVGVTSNPTIFAKALSDADEYNWQLKDLAIRGVDVEEAVRLLTTYDVRWACDVMRPAYDASAGVDGRVSIEVDPRLAHETEKTVAEAGALWWLIDRPNLFIKIPATEAGLPAITATLAQGISVNVTLIFGLDRYSQVMEAFLAGLEQAKANGHDLSKIGSVASFFVSRVDTEVDKRLEKIGNDQAKALRGKAAVANARLAYERYCEVFGSDRWQALADAGAHPQRPLWASTSTKNPDYRDVIYVEELIAPGTVNTMPESVIHAFADHGEVDGGDTVTGCYDDARKVFAGLEAVGVDMADVVAVLEREGVEKFEASWLELLDGVKRSLTEAAKGAGQPGRAAKGNAQAAEQAGGNA